The following are from one region of the Ornithorhynchus anatinus isolate Pmale09 chromosome X1, mOrnAna1.pri.v4, whole genome shotgun sequence genome:
- the NEUROG1 gene encoding neurogenin-1: MASPLDGGPLDPEPASQRSAFPTDEEAGGGGGRGGVGGGVPRRPPASAPPDPKGPPEEERRRRRGRARVRSEAALHTIRKSRRVKANDRERNRMHNLNAALDELRGVLPTFPDDTKLTKIETLRFAYNYIWALSETLRLADQGLQGAPKDLLLPAFLGPAAPPSPGSDAESWASSASPASSTSNPSSPATSEDYCYGPTETLFAFHPLPKDLLAGAPCFVQFH, translated from the exons ATGGCCTCTCCGCTGGACGGCGGCCCCTTGGACCCGGAGCCCGCCAGCCAGCGCTCCGCCTTCCCCACCGACgaggaggccggcgggggcgggggccggggcggggtcgggggcggggtccCGCGGCgccccccggcctctgccccccCGGACCCGAAGGGCCCGCcggaggaggagcggcggcgcCGGCGGGGGAGGGCCCGCGTGCGGAGTGAGGCGGCGCTGCACACCATCCGCAAGAGCCGGCGGGTGAAGGCCAACGACCGCGAGCGGAACCGCATGCACAACCTCAACGCAGCCCTGGACGAGCTGCGCGGGGTCCTGCCCACCTTCCCCGACGACACCAAGCTCACCAAGATCGAGACGCTCCGCTTCGCCTACAACTACATCTGGGCGTTGTCCGAAACCCTGCGCCTGGCCGACCAGGGCCTGCAAGGAGCCCCCAAGGACCTGCTGCTGCCGGCCTtcctcggccccgccgccccgcccagcCCCGGGAGCGACGCCGAGTCCTGGGCCTCCAGCGcatcccctgcctcttc cacgtCCAACCCCAGCAGCCCCGCCACCTCTGAGGACTACTGCTACGGACCTACAGAGACCCTCTTcgccttccaccccctccccaaagacTTGCTGGCCGGAGCCCCCTGCTTCGTGCAGTTCCACtag